One Paraburkholderia aromaticivorans genomic region harbors:
- the adh gene encoding aldehyde dehydrogenase, whose amino-acid sequence MNHAEMQFLTTEFPYKKQYANFIGGEWVKPAGGEYFDNVSPITGEAFTSIPRSREADVELALDAAHRAKAAWGKTSAGDRSNILMRIADRMEANLQRLAVAETIDNGKPLRETMAADIPLAIDHFRYFAGAVRAQEGSISEIDHDTVAYHFHEPLGVVGQIIPWNFPILMAVWKLAPALAAGNCVVLKPAEQTPASILVLVELIQDLLPAGVLNVVNGFGLEAGKPLASSKRIAKIAFTGETTTGRLIMQYASQNIIPVTLELGGKSPNIFFDDVMNADDSYFDKALEGFTMFALNQGEVCTCPSRVLIDEKIYDRFMERALKRVAAITQGHPLDTKTMIGAQASQEQLEKILSYIDLGKQEGAECLIGGERNALDGELSKGYYVKPTVFRGHNKMRIFQEEIFGPVVSVTTFKTEEEALEIANDTLYGLGAGVWTRDGTRAYRFGRQIQAGRVWTNCYHAYPAHAAFGGYKQSGIGRENHKMMLDHYQQTKNLLVSYSDKPLGFF is encoded by the coding sequence ATGAATCACGCAGAGATGCAATTTCTGACCACCGAATTCCCGTACAAGAAGCAGTATGCGAATTTCATCGGCGGCGAATGGGTGAAGCCTGCGGGCGGTGAGTACTTCGACAACGTGTCGCCGATCACCGGTGAAGCTTTCACTTCGATCCCACGCTCGCGCGAAGCCGACGTCGAACTCGCGCTCGATGCGGCGCATCGTGCGAAAGCAGCGTGGGGAAAAACCTCCGCCGGCGATCGGTCGAACATTCTGATGCGCATTGCCGACCGGATGGAAGCGAACCTGCAACGTCTCGCCGTGGCCGAGACGATCGACAACGGCAAGCCGCTACGCGAAACCATGGCCGCCGACATTCCGCTCGCCATCGATCACTTCCGCTATTTCGCCGGCGCCGTGCGCGCGCAGGAAGGCTCGATCTCCGAGATCGATCACGACACCGTCGCGTATCACTTTCATGAACCGCTCGGCGTGGTCGGTCAGATCATTCCGTGGAATTTCCCGATCCTGATGGCCGTATGGAAGCTCGCGCCCGCACTCGCTGCCGGCAACTGCGTCGTGCTCAAGCCGGCCGAGCAAACACCCGCTTCGATTCTCGTCCTGGTCGAACTCATTCAGGACCTGTTGCCCGCAGGCGTGCTGAACGTGGTAAACGGCTTCGGCCTCGAAGCCGGCAAGCCGCTTGCTTCCAGCAAGCGCATCGCCAAGATCGCGTTTACCGGCGAGACCACCACCGGCCGTCTGATCATGCAGTACGCAAGCCAGAACATCATTCCGGTGACGCTCGAACTCGGTGGCAAGAGCCCGAATATTTTCTTCGACGACGTGATGAACGCCGACGACAGCTATTTCGACAAGGCGCTCGAAGGCTTCACGATGTTCGCGCTGAATCAGGGCGAAGTGTGCACGTGTCCGTCGCGCGTGTTGATCGATGAAAAGATTTACGACCGCTTCATGGAACGTGCGCTGAAGCGCGTCGCGGCGATCACGCAAGGGCATCCGCTCGACACCAAGACAATGATCGGCGCGCAGGCCTCGCAGGAACAGCTGGAAAAAATCCTCTCTTATATCGACCTCGGCAAACAGGAAGGCGCCGAATGCCTGATCGGCGGCGAACGCAACGCGCTCGACGGTGAATTGAGCAAAGGCTACTACGTGAAGCCGACCGTCTTCCGCGGTCACAACAAGATGCGCATCTTCCAGGAAGAGATCTTCGGACCGGTGGTGTCGGTCACGACGTTCAAGACCGAAGAAGAAGCGCTCGAGATTGCCAACGACACGCTCTATGGTCTGGGCGCCGGCGTGTGGACGCGCGACGGCACGCGCGCCTATCGCTTTGGCCGGCAGATTCAGGCAGGCCGCGTATGGACCAACTGCTATCACGCCTATCCGGCGCATGCGGCATTCGGCGGCTACAAGCAGTCAGGCATCGGACGTGAAAATCACAAGATGATGCTCGACCACTATCAGCAGACCAAGAACCTGCTGGTCAGCTATAGCGACAAGCCGCTCGGTTTCTTCTAA
- a CDS encoding helix-turn-helix domain-containing protein encodes MTIDALSDTLSSPTLTPQPSFRVHTCVAHDADEQARNLHGWSQTYDQLTAGCFVGGLTELCLDHMQVFVETTSHTLRQTCEVQKDAYWFGIPTCPAGSGRIDAQVIAGDALAFRPGGIEFELLTSAGYEIFGVVVKGEVLRRYAAEVERVGLADHVPNTQVVPIGMARKQQLCATLRQLLDDGAAHGTPLSSVAHNNLQASVLASLFDVGALPASEPVAMPARSRRQSIVSEARDYVLVNRERAVSVPELCEQLHVSRRTLQYCFQDVLGMAPATYLRAIRLNGARRDLSNASRESRSVQDVAAAWGFWHLSQFAMDYRKLFGMRPSDTMKAAIGTHHSQIAAERSFAH; translated from the coding sequence ATGACGATTGACGCTCTCAGCGACACCCTGTCCAGTCCGACGCTCACGCCGCAGCCGAGCTTCCGCGTGCACACCTGCGTCGCGCACGACGCCGACGAACAGGCGCGCAATCTCCATGGCTGGAGCCAGACCTACGACCAGTTGACGGCGGGATGTTTTGTCGGCGGCCTGACGGAGTTGTGCCTCGATCACATGCAGGTGTTCGTCGAAACGACCAGCCACACGCTGCGGCAAACCTGCGAAGTACAGAAGGACGCGTACTGGTTCGGCATCCCGACTTGCCCTGCGGGTTCGGGGCGCATCGACGCCCAGGTGATTGCCGGCGACGCGCTCGCGTTTCGTCCGGGCGGCATCGAATTCGAACTGCTGACTTCGGCGGGTTACGAGATTTTCGGCGTGGTGGTCAAAGGCGAAGTGCTGCGCCGTTACGCGGCGGAAGTGGAGCGCGTCGGGCTGGCCGATCATGTGCCGAACACGCAAGTCGTGCCGATCGGCATGGCTCGCAAGCAGCAGTTGTGTGCCACGCTGCGTCAATTGCTCGACGATGGCGCGGCGCACGGTACGCCGCTCTCTTCGGTCGCGCACAACAATCTGCAGGCGTCGGTGCTGGCTTCGCTCTTCGACGTCGGCGCGTTGCCGGCGTCGGAGCCGGTTGCGATGCCGGCGCGGTCGCGCCGTCAGTCGATCGTGTCGGAAGCGCGCGACTATGTACTGGTCAATCGCGAGCGGGCAGTGAGCGTGCCGGAGTTGTGCGAGCAATTGCATGTGAGCCGGCGCACGCTGCAATACTGCTTTCAGGACGTGCTCGGCATGGCGCCCGCCACGTATCTGCGCGCGATCCGCCTGAATGGCGCGCGGCGCGATCTGTCGAATGCGTCGCGCGAATCACGCTCGGTGCAGGACGTGGCGGCGGCGTGGGGCTTCTGGCACTTGAGCCAGTTCGCAATGGATTACCGGAAACTCTTCGGCATGCGGCCTTCGGATACGATGAAGGCGGCAATCGGCACGCATCACAGTCAGATCGCGGCTGAGCGCTCGTTCGCTCACTAG
- a CDS encoding DUF779 domain-containing protein has product MADEKEVARVIATPAAVELIDKLRAEHGEVLFHQSGGCCDGSAPMMFPQGEFMVGSSDVKLGAIAGVPFYMSESQFEYWQHTQLIIDAVPGNGGMFSLERPSGLRFLTRSRLFKDEENAWLETHPVQKADA; this is encoded by the coding sequence ATGGCTGATGAGAAGGAAGTCGCCCGCGTGATCGCAACGCCTGCCGCTGTCGAGTTGATCGACAAGTTGCGCGCGGAGCATGGCGAGGTGCTGTTCCATCAATCCGGCGGATGTTGCGACGGCAGCGCGCCGATGATGTTTCCCCAAGGCGAGTTCATGGTCGGTTCGTCCGACGTCAAACTCGGCGCGATTGCGGGCGTGCCGTTCTACATGAGCGAATCGCAATTCGAATACTGGCAGCACACGCAGTTGATCATCGACGCAGTGCCGGGAAATGGCGGAATGTTTTCTCTGGAGCGGCCCAGCGGTTTACGGTTCTTGACGCGCTCCCGTCTTTTCAAGGATGAAGAGAATGCATGGCTGGAAACGCATCCCGTCCAGAAGGCCGATGCTTGA
- a CDS encoding AraC family transcriptional regulator produces MNESGNRARYETRLGRVLDHIYDHLDEPLDIDRLAEIACLSPYHWHRIYQAMYGETVATTVRRLRLHRAAGYLANGSMPIAEIAERSGYSSLQSFSRTFRAAFGMPPAQYRKQGTHSRFRPALSGDDQMTMREVVIRHVEPMEVLSVDHVGPYMQIGKAFDALFGWLAKHNLLAGRMRMIGVYYDDPGVVAESELRSKAGVLLPHPVQASVTVSSPVSVAHVKGGEYAVLRHQGPYSDMRAAYEWLYGTWLVQSGREAADAPVFEEYLNSPKDTAPADLITEICLPLA; encoded by the coding sequence ATGAATGAATCAGGTAATCGGGCTCGCTACGAAACCCGGCTCGGCCGCGTGCTCGACCATATTTACGATCATCTCGATGAGCCGTTGGACATCGATCGTCTGGCGGAAATCGCCTGCCTGTCGCCGTATCACTGGCACCGGATTTATCAGGCGATGTATGGCGAGACGGTGGCCACCACGGTGCGGCGTTTGCGGCTGCATCGCGCGGCGGGCTATCTGGCGAACGGGTCCATGCCGATTGCGGAAATTGCCGAGCGCTCCGGCTACAGCAGTCTGCAATCTTTTTCCCGCACCTTTCGCGCGGCGTTCGGCATGCCGCCGGCGCAGTATCGCAAGCAAGGTACACATAGCCGGTTTCGTCCGGCGCTATCAGGAGACGATCAAATGACGATGCGTGAAGTGGTGATTCGTCACGTGGAGCCGATGGAAGTTTTGTCGGTCGATCACGTTGGACCGTATATGCAGATCGGCAAGGCGTTCGACGCGCTGTTCGGCTGGCTCGCGAAACACAATTTACTTGCGGGTCGGATGCGCATGATCGGCGTTTACTACGATGATCCTGGCGTTGTTGCGGAGAGTGAGTTGCGATCGAAGGCCGGGGTGTTGTTGCCGCATCCGGTTCAGGCGTCCGTGACGGTGAGTTCGCCGGTTTCCGTGGCGCATGTGAAAGGTGGTGAGTACGCTGTGTTGCGGCATCAAGGTCCGTATAGCGATATGCGTGCCGCGTATGAGTGGCTATACGGGACGTGGCTCGTGCAGTCCGGGCGAGAAGCGGCCGACGCGCCTGTGTTCGAGGAGTATTTGAATAGCCCGAAGGATACGGCGCCTGCGGATCTCATTACGGAGATCTGTTTACCGTTGGCTTGA
- a CDS encoding reverse transcriptase family protein, giving the protein MSLSSLQHITYALADAMLAGPPEPDGMVERMALVSGEAADRMNGLARLVAKRFGTRWDIVGSKELSTVVAGMPGFVAAWRSEPPPRVVRVLMRPPFQRPHPPWLRDVALPQLPTLGDLAAWLAVEPDELHWFADRWRVPAHSAATPLHHYSYKAIEKRDGRCRIIEIPKSRLRALQRKVLLGLLDRIPAHDSAHGFRRGRNIVMFATPHVAKAVVMRFDLTDFFASVHAGCVYSAIHALGYPQAVARALTALCTNRVPSGRLLAPDVRDRIDWQERQRYRNRHLPQGAPTSPALPNLCAFRLDLRLAGLARTVGATYTRYADDLAFSGDEDLARMADRLSLRVAAIAIEEGFAVNLRKTRVMRRGARQHLAGVVVNSHANIAQPEFDALKAVLTNCVRHGPCSQNREDHADFCAHLTGRVAHVAMVNAARGAKLRALLDRIEWVGRPCPHKPSFHS; this is encoded by the coding sequence ATGTCCTTATCTTCGCTGCAACACATCACCTACGCGCTTGCCGATGCGATGCTGGCCGGGCCGCCTGAGCCGGACGGCATGGTCGAGCGGATGGCGCTCGTATCAGGCGAGGCCGCCGACCGGATGAACGGATTGGCGCGCCTGGTGGCGAAGCGGTTTGGTACGCGGTGGGACATCGTCGGCAGCAAGGAGTTGTCGACGGTCGTGGCCGGGATGCCGGGCTTCGTCGCCGCGTGGCGAAGCGAGCCGCCGCCGCGAGTGGTTCGCGTGTTGATGCGGCCGCCTTTTCAGCGACCGCATCCGCCGTGGTTGCGTGACGTCGCGTTACCGCAGTTGCCGACGCTCGGCGATCTGGCCGCCTGGTTGGCCGTCGAGCCGGACGAATTGCACTGGTTTGCCGATCGATGGCGAGTGCCGGCACACAGCGCGGCGACGCCGCTTCATCACTATTCGTATAAGGCGATCGAGAAGCGCGACGGTCGATGCCGGATCATCGAGATTCCGAAATCGCGGTTGCGGGCGCTGCAACGCAAAGTGTTGTTGGGTTTGCTGGACCGTATTCCAGCTCACGATTCGGCGCACGGTTTTCGACGTGGCCGGAATATCGTGATGTTTGCCACACCGCATGTGGCGAAAGCGGTGGTGATGCGCTTCGATTTGACGGATTTTTTCGCATCGGTTCACGCGGGGTGCGTTTACTCCGCCATTCACGCTTTAGGTTATCCGCAAGCTGTTGCAAGGGCGCTGACTGCGCTGTGTACCAATCGCGTGCCGAGTGGCCGCTTGCTGGCACCGGATGTGCGCGACCGGATCGATTGGCAGGAGCGGCAGCGTTACCGGAATCGTCATTTGCCGCAGGGCGCGCCGACTTCACCCGCATTGCCGAACCTGTGTGCGTTTCGGCTTGATCTGCGACTTGCGGGCTTGGCGCGTACCGTCGGCGCGACTTACACTCGTTATGCCGATGACCTGGCGTTTTCCGGCGACGAGGATCTGGCACGTATGGCTGATCGCCTATCTCTTCGGGTCGCCGCGATTGCTATTGAAGAAGGGTTTGCTGTCAATCTGAGGAAGACGCGCGTGATGCGGCGCGGCGCGCGGCAACATCTGGCCGGGGTTGTCGTCAACAGCCACGCGAATATCGCGCAGCCGGAGTTCGATGCGCTGAAAGCCGTGCTCACCAATTGCGTACGACATGGACCATGCTCGCAGAATCGTGAGGATCATGCGGATTTTTGCGCGCATCTCACGGGGCGGGTTGCGCATGTCGCAATGGTGAATGCGGCAAGAGGCGCGAAGTTGAGGGCTTTGCTCGATCGGATCGAGTGGGTTGGCCGCCCCTGCCCCCACAAGCCCTCATTCCACAGTTGA
- a CDS encoding ethanolamine ammonia-lyase subunit EutB: MSYTETIGSRTYRFADLKTLMAKASPQRSGDQLAGVAAASEEERVAAKMALAQVPLRTFLNEALIPYESDEVTRLVIDDHSPQAFAEISHLTVGDFRNWLLSNTTDADALTRITAGLTPEMVAAVSKLMRNQDLIAAARKRPVITRFRNTVGLPGHMSVRLQPNHPTDDVKGIAASMLDGLMYGCGDAMIGINPASDNLAAITKLLLMIDDFRQRYQVPTQSCVLTHVTNTIAAIEKGAPVDLVFQSIAGTEKANAGFGISLALLQEAYEAGLSLKRGTVGNNLMYFETGQGSALSADAHFGVDQQTCEVRAYAVARKFNPFLVNTVVGFIGPEYLYDGKQITRAGLEDHFCGKLLGVPMGCDICYTNHAEADQDDMDNLLTLLGVAGINFIMGIPGADDIMLNYQSTSFHDALYVRDVLGLRRAPEFEEWLESMQITDSRGALLSASTQQPLLEGARDWMGIA; this comes from the coding sequence ATGAGCTATACCGAGACGATCGGCAGCCGCACGTATCGCTTTGCCGATCTGAAAACCCTGATGGCGAAGGCCAGTCCGCAGCGCTCCGGCGACCAACTCGCGGGCGTGGCCGCAGCGAGCGAGGAAGAACGCGTCGCGGCCAAGATGGCGCTCGCGCAGGTGCCACTGCGCACCTTCCTCAACGAAGCGTTGATTCCCTACGAGAGCGACGAGGTCACGCGTCTCGTGATCGACGATCATTCGCCGCAGGCGTTCGCCGAGATCTCTCACCTCACGGTCGGTGATTTTCGCAACTGGCTGCTGAGCAACACGACCGACGCCGACGCGCTCACGCGTATCACCGCAGGCCTGACTCCGGAGATGGTCGCGGCGGTGTCCAAGCTGATGCGCAATCAGGATCTGATCGCGGCGGCGCGTAAACGTCCGGTGATTACGCGCTTTCGCAACACGGTCGGTTTACCGGGGCACATGTCGGTGCGTTTGCAACCGAATCATCCGACCGACGACGTCAAAGGCATCGCCGCCTCGATGCTCGACGGCCTGATGTACGGCTGCGGCGACGCGATGATCGGCATCAACCCGGCCAGCGACAATCTCGCCGCGATCACCAAGCTGTTGCTGATGATCGACGACTTCCGCCAACGCTATCAGGTGCCGACGCAATCGTGCGTGCTGACCCACGTCACCAACACGATCGCCGCCATTGAAAAAGGCGCGCCGGTCGATCTGGTGTTTCAGTCGATTGCGGGCACGGAGAAAGCGAACGCGGGTTTCGGCATTTCGCTCGCGCTGTTGCAGGAAGCGTATGAAGCGGGACTCTCGTTAAAGCGCGGCACGGTCGGCAACAATTTGATGTACTTTGAAACCGGCCAAGGCAGCGCCTTGTCGGCGGATGCGCATTTCGGCGTGGACCAGCAGACGTGCGAAGTGCGTGCCTACGCGGTGGCGCGCAAGTTCAATCCGTTTCTGGTGAACACCGTGGTTGGCTTCATCGGCCCGGAGTATCTATACGACGGTAAACAGATCACGCGTGCCGGCCTCGAAGATCACTTCTGCGGCAAACTGCTTGGCGTGCCGATGGGTTGCGACATCTGCTACACGAACCATGCCGAAGCCGATCAGGACGACATGGACAACCTGCTCACGCTGCTCGGCGTAGCAGGCATCAACTTCATCATGGGCATTCCGGGTGCTGACGACATCATGCTCAATTATCAAAGCACGTCGTTCCACGACGCGCTTTACGTGCGGGACGTGCTCGGTTTGCGCCGCGCGCCGGAATTCGAAGAATGGCTGGAGTCGATGCAGATCACCGACTCGCGGGGCGCGTTGTTGAGCGCATCGACACAACAACCCTTGCTGGAAGGGGCGCGCGACTGGATGGGCATCGCATGA
- the eutC gene encoding ethanolamine ammonia-lyase subunit EutC, whose product MSDFLEKNPWNALRQFTNARIALGRAGNSLPTAPLLAFNLSHAQARDAVHHPLDTDVLHEQLRAQNFKTLDVHSAAPDREHYLRRPDLGRRLSEESRVALAAIPNDSPEVVFVIGDGLSAFAASKQSLPLLQAVIPLLADWKIGPVVVARQARVALGDEIGELLNAKLVVMLIGERPGLSSPDSLGIYLTYAPKVGCSDAQRNCISNVRPEGLDYPLAAHKLHYLLTHARRLGLTGVGLKDDSDALLADTPAAPAVSDDSNLGAA is encoded by the coding sequence ATGAGCGACTTCCTCGAAAAGAATCCGTGGAACGCGCTGCGACAGTTCACCAACGCGCGCATTGCGTTGGGCCGCGCGGGCAATAGCTTGCCGACCGCGCCGCTGCTGGCGTTCAATCTGTCGCACGCGCAGGCGCGCGACGCCGTGCATCATCCGCTCGATACCGACGTGCTGCACGAGCAATTGCGCGCGCAAAACTTCAAGACGCTCGACGTGCATAGCGCCGCGCCGGATCGCGAGCATTATTTGCGGCGTCCCGATCTTGGGCGGCGTTTATCGGAAGAGAGTCGGGTGGCGCTGGCAGCGATACCGAACGATTCGCCCGAAGTGGTCTTCGTGATCGGCGATGGTCTTTCGGCGTTCGCGGCATCGAAGCAATCTCTTCCGCTGCTGCAAGCCGTCATTCCGCTTCTCGCGGATTGGAAGATCGGCCCGGTCGTGGTCGCGCGTCAGGCGCGCGTCGCGCTGGGTGACGAGATTGGCGAGTTGCTCAATGCAAAATTGGTGGTGATGCTGATCGGCGAGCGGCCAGGTTTGAGTTCGCCCGATAGCCTCGGTATTTACCTGACGTACGCGCCGAAAGTCGGCTGTAGCGACGCGCAACGCAACTGTATTTCGAATGTACGTCCTGAAGGACTCGACTATCCGCTGGCCGCGCACAAGCTGCACTATCTGCTGACGCATGCAAGGCGTTTGGGTCTGACCGGTGTCGGCCTGAAAGACGACAGCGATGCGCTGCTGGCAGATACACCAGCGGCACCCGCCGTCAGCGACGATTCAAACTTGGGTGCAGCGTAA
- the eat gene encoding ethanolamine permease, with protein sequence MKSESKSQHVGKVTHHELKQTLGTWQLWGIAVGLVISGEYFGWSYGWASAGTLGFVITAVFIAAMYTTFIFSFTELTTSIPHAGGPFAYARHAFGPTGGYLAGAATLVEFVFAPPAIALAIGAYLHVQFPGLEPKHAAMGAYLVFMALNIVGVQIAAAFELCVTLLAIFELLVFMGVVSPGFEWSNFTKGGWSGADTFSMGSFHGMFAAIPFAIWFFLAIEGVAMAAEEAKNPKRSIPIAYITGILTLVVLAIGVMVFAGAAGDWTKLSNINDPLPQAMKFIVGEHSGWMHMLVWLGLFGLVASFHGIILGYSRQIFALARAGYLPEWLSKVHPRFKTPHRAIIAGGVVGIAAIYSDELIQFGGQTLTANIVTMSVFGAIVMYIISMLSLFKLRRTEPNMERPFRAPLFPVFPAFALVAAVICLATMVYFNFLVAIVFAIFLALGYVYFLMTRHQREAAPADALLEE encoded by the coding sequence ATGAAATCAGAGTCCAAGAGTCAGCACGTCGGCAAAGTCACGCATCACGAGTTGAAGCAGACGCTCGGCACGTGGCAACTGTGGGGCATCGCGGTCGGCCTCGTCATTTCCGGCGAGTATTTCGGCTGGAGCTATGGATGGGCGAGCGCCGGCACGCTCGGCTTTGTCATCACGGCGGTGTTCATTGCCGCGATGTATACGACGTTTATTTTCAGTTTCACCGAACTCACCACATCGATTCCGCACGCAGGCGGCCCGTTCGCCTACGCCCGCCACGCGTTCGGCCCGACCGGTGGTTATCTGGCCGGCGCGGCGACGCTGGTCGAATTCGTGTTTGCGCCGCCGGCCATCGCGCTCGCGATCGGCGCTTACCTGCACGTACAGTTTCCTGGGCTCGAACCCAAGCACGCGGCGATGGGCGCGTATCTCGTCTTCATGGCGCTGAATATCGTCGGCGTGCAGATCGCCGCAGCGTTCGAACTGTGCGTGACGCTGCTTGCAATCTTCGAGCTGCTGGTTTTCATGGGCGTCGTGTCGCCGGGCTTTGAGTGGTCGAATTTCACCAAGGGCGGCTGGTCCGGCGCCGATACCTTCAGCATGGGTTCGTTTCACGGCATGTTCGCGGCGATTCCGTTCGCCATCTGGTTTTTCCTCGCGATCGAAGGCGTGGCCATGGCCGCCGAAGAAGCCAAGAACCCGAAGCGCTCGATTCCGATTGCCTACATCACCGGCATTCTGACGCTGGTTGTGCTCGCCATCGGCGTGATGGTGTTTGCCGGCGCGGCAGGCGACTGGACCAAGCTGTCGAACATCAACGATCCGCTGCCGCAGGCGATGAAATTCATCGTCGGCGAACATAGCGGGTGGATGCATATGCTGGTGTGGCTCGGTCTGTTCGGACTGGTCGCGTCGTTCCACGGCATCATCCTTGGCTATTCGCGGCAAATCTTCGCGCTGGCTCGCGCCGGCTATCTGCCGGAGTGGCTCTCGAAAGTGCATCCGCGCTTCAAGACGCCGCATCGCGCGATCATTGCGGGCGGCGTGGTCGGCATCGCGGCGATCTATAGCGACGAGCTGATCCAGTTCGGCGGCCAGACGCTGACGGCGAACATCGTGACGATGTCGGTATTTGGCGCTATCGTGATGTATATCATCAGCATGTTGTCGCTGTTCAAGCTGCGCCGCACCGAGCCGAATATGGAGCGCCCGTTCCGCGCGCCGCTGTTTCCGGTTTTTCCGGCGTTCGCACTGGTGGCCGCGGTCATCTGTCTGGCGACGATGGTCTACTTCAATTTTCTGGTGGCGATCGTGTTCGCAATCTTTCTCGCGCTGGGCTACGTCTACTTCCTGATGACACGCCATCAACGCGAAGCCGCGCCGGCGGACGCCTTACTCGAGGAATGA